A stretch of Geomonas oryzisoli DNA encodes these proteins:
- a CDS encoding cytochrome c3 family protein: protein MLKKTLAVLAATAIISGALWSWAATSYQLQTKLNNTGGTLQIRNNPVQTASGTVVYTNFTTSELVPVKVTANPGFKITSLTKTGVAQVIGNYTTHYSTTFKKADGSPQSLIAGFTAQKYTVSGTAYGPGGITPASTQVTYGGTAVFTVTPNANSVLTSVSGGTATNLSGGAISFPYLGQANITVRNVTGPAAVSASFSSVGISAGESQTGMIVTKVTLRGSMQGGGTFTWSQDSGPAVTLQDANTLNPNFVPMTLGTYVFRATQYLDGVAVSTSTTQVKVVDSLIDSMRTDCNGCHSATGVYPTPMAFTLWSSSNHKSLGVSCVSCHTTGAMPTPVNVSSVDSNTFVNLAASAGPVGDYFCAACHTDSIFSGYDRSMHKTVGVTCTSCHKGGAHQPEADPGVCAGCHYNGLGIVPNHTVEIGRNVLCISCHNPHSSFAAVQGDLETLHYGNMTTGAYPATYVTSRSACTDCHFSTVTNQAIRQAWYTSGHAHGAAPAFSSYDFKTMNGCVQCHTTTGFVNFSTAKVTTAWGDSSDKTKEMVTCRACHVDITTGALRTMAPSKPFANEPTYLNPAVGESNLCMTCHSGTNTGQVITDKLQANADFTNLAFIPPHYAVSGATMYAKGGYQFPGRNYDLGATHSNLGFDNAKGPCIMCHRNGTYGHSFRSGVSSICSNCHGTNMTEDQRLLARDSFTSLLEVLRAQLAAKGFIYTEKAPHFNERNWGSGQQGANVMGAAFNYALLVRELGSFGHNPRYSKQLAMDSIDILDNGVIDDSVTTLAVPTLRDAGAISQAVADSVVAYKARNLCITCHGGSASTPSPMATNQHATHITAVYGPGNFLGSEYTACQACHVGTTATHMNGSPDLKSGDGSLCLGCHAGQLVDWKTTTRIDCTVCHAQSPSTLPNGVQAPYKAYFGTSGHGRFAAANQCTVCHDRNATHITGTLGDSKRLLMNNDNTLCASCHSNAAIVSARILNLGTHVTKDNVDINCRECHDTHGTGNLSMIRSEIGGFTIAYTDRINTLVETTYNRGLCQVCHTKTNHYRAGVPETGHYTSGCLDCHPHNGVGGAFKPVGGACDSCHGYPPAPKNTATVFGSYANWANARFEDYSGGGGAHLVAAHISPFATPGEGWANCSVCHNAGMSHKMTTPIKDHIENVTVVVDSSLRFSNSFTIYTGAKLTSVPGANMTGSCFNIACHMSPSARWSTER, encoded by the coding sequence ATGCTGAAAAAAACACTGGCTGTTCTGGCTGCTACGGCCATCATATCGGGGGCGCTCTGGTCATGGGCGGCGACGTCGTACCAGCTGCAGACCAAGCTGAACAACACCGGCGGTACCCTCCAGATCCGCAACAACCCCGTCCAGACAGCTTCCGGTACGGTCGTGTACACCAACTTCACCACCTCGGAACTGGTTCCGGTGAAGGTGACCGCCAACCCCGGCTTCAAGATCACCAGTCTGACCAAGACCGGTGTGGCCCAGGTGATCGGCAACTACACGACGCACTACTCCACGACCTTCAAGAAGGCTGACGGTTCGCCCCAGTCCCTCATCGCGGGCTTCACCGCCCAGAAGTACACGGTCAGCGGCACCGCCTACGGCCCGGGCGGCATCACCCCGGCCAGCACCCAGGTCACCTACGGCGGCACCGCGGTGTTCACCGTTACTCCCAACGCCAACTCGGTGCTGACCTCCGTCAGCGGCGGCACGGCCACCAACCTTTCCGGCGGCGCGATCAGCTTCCCCTACCTCGGCCAGGCCAACATCACGGTCAGGAACGTAACCGGTCCCGCCGCCGTGAGCGCGTCCTTCTCCTCGGTGGGGATCAGCGCCGGCGAGAGCCAGACCGGGATGATCGTCACCAAGGTGACCCTGAGGGGCTCCATGCAGGGGGGCGGCACATTCACCTGGAGCCAGGACAGCGGCCCGGCGGTCACCCTGCAGGACGCCAACACCCTGAACCCGAACTTCGTGCCGATGACGCTGGGCACCTACGTGTTCCGCGCCACCCAGTACCTGGACGGCGTCGCGGTTTCCACCTCCACCACCCAGGTGAAGGTGGTCGACTCGCTGATCGACTCCATGCGGACCGACTGCAACGGCTGCCACTCCGCCACCGGCGTCTACCCGACCCCGATGGCGTTCACCCTGTGGTCCTCCTCCAACCACAAGTCTCTGGGCGTTTCCTGCGTTTCCTGCCATACCACCGGTGCCATGCCGACCCCGGTCAACGTCTCGAGCGTCGATTCCAACACCTTCGTCAACCTGGCGGCCTCCGCGGGCCCGGTGGGCGACTACTTCTGCGCCGCCTGCCACACCGACTCGATTTTCTCCGGCTATGACCGCTCCATGCATAAGACGGTTGGCGTCACCTGTACCTCCTGCCACAAGGGCGGGGCGCATCAGCCGGAGGCGGACCCGGGCGTCTGCGCGGGATGCCACTACAACGGCCTGGGCATCGTCCCCAACCACACGGTAGAGATCGGCAGGAACGTTCTCTGTATCTCCTGCCACAACCCGCACTCCAGCTTCGCGGCGGTGCAGGGCGACCTGGAGACGCTGCACTACGGCAACATGACCACCGGCGCCTACCCGGCGACCTACGTCACCTCGCGTTCGGCCTGCACCGACTGCCACTTCTCGACGGTCACCAACCAGGCGATCCGTCAGGCGTGGTACACCTCGGGTCACGCCCACGGGGCCGCGCCGGCGTTCTCCAGCTACGACTTCAAGACCATGAACGGCTGCGTGCAGTGCCACACCACCACGGGCTTCGTGAACTTCTCCACCGCCAAGGTGACCACCGCCTGGGGCGACTCTTCCGACAAGACCAAGGAGATGGTCACCTGCCGCGCCTGCCACGTCGACATCACCACCGGCGCGCTGCGCACCATGGCGCCGTCCAAGCCGTTCGCCAACGAGCCCACCTACCTGAACCCGGCAGTGGGCGAGTCCAACCTGTGCATGACCTGCCACAGCGGCACCAACACCGGCCAGGTGATCACGGACAAACTGCAGGCGAACGCGGACTTCACCAACCTCGCCTTCATCCCGCCGCACTATGCGGTGTCGGGTGCCACCATGTACGCCAAGGGGGGGTATCAATTCCCGGGACGCAACTACGACCTGGGCGCCACCCACAGCAACCTCGGCTTCGACAACGCCAAGGGACCCTGCATCATGTGCCACAGAAACGGCACCTACGGCCACTCCTTCAGAAGCGGGGTGAGCTCGATCTGCAGCAACTGCCACGGTACCAACATGACGGAAGATCAGCGCCTGCTGGCGCGCGACTCCTTCACGAGCCTTCTGGAAGTGCTGCGTGCCCAACTGGCGGCCAAGGGCTTCATCTACACCGAAAAGGCGCCGCACTTCAACGAGCGTAACTGGGGCTCCGGTCAGCAGGGCGCGAACGTCATGGGCGCCGCCTTCAACTATGCCCTGCTGGTGCGGGAGCTCGGTTCCTTCGGCCACAACCCGCGCTACTCGAAACAGCTGGCCATGGACTCCATCGACATCCTGGACAACGGCGTGATCGACGACTCGGTGACCACGCTGGCGGTGCCGACCCTGCGCGACGCGGGTGCAATCAGCCAGGCGGTGGCCGATTCCGTCGTCGCCTACAAGGCGCGCAACCTGTGCATCACCTGCCACGGCGGCTCCGCTTCGACCCCGAGCCCGATGGCGACCAACCAGCATGCGACCCACATCACCGCGGTCTACGGCCCGGGCAACTTCCTGGGGAGCGAGTACACCGCCTGCCAGGCCTGCCACGTCGGGACCACCGCAACCCACATGAACGGCTCGCCGGACCTGAAGAGCGGCGACGGCTCGCTGTGCCTTGGGTGCCATGCCGGCCAGCTGGTTGACTGGAAGACCACCACCCGCATCGACTGCACCGTGTGCCACGCGCAGAGCCCGTCGACGCTCCCCAACGGGGTGCAGGCGCCGTACAAGGCCTACTTCGGCACCTCCGGCCACGGCCGCTTCGCCGCTGCGAACCAGTGCACCGTGTGCCACGACAGGAACGCGACCCACATCACCGGGACCCTGGGGGACAGCAAGCGTCTGCTCATGAACAACGACAACACGCTGTGCGCCTCCTGCCACAGTAACGCCGCCATCGTCTCGGCGCGCATCCTGAACCTCGGCACGCACGTCACCAAGGACAACGTGGACATCAACTGCCGCGAGTGCCACGACACGCACGGCACCGGCAACCTCTCCATGATCAGAAGCGAGATCGGGGGCTTCACCATCGCCTACACTGACCGGATCAACACACTGGTTGAGACGACCTACAACCGCGGCCTGTGCCAGGTCTGCCACACCAAGACCAACCACTACCGCGCCGGCGTGCCTGAAACCGGCCATTACACCTCGGGCTGCCTGGACTGCCATCCGCACAACGGCGTCGGCGGCGCCTTCAAGCCGGTCGGCGGCGCCTGCGACTCCTGCCACGGCTATCCGCCTGCGCCGAAGAACACCGCCACCGTGTTCGGCAGCTACGCCAACTGGGCCAACGCGCGCTTCGAGGACTACTCGGGCGGCGGCGGTGCGCATCTCGTGGCGGCGCATATCTCGCCGTTCGCCACCCCGGGGGAAGGGTGGGCCAACTGTTCGGTATGCCACAACGCCGGGATGTCACACAAGATGACCACCCCGATCAAAGATCACATCGAGAACGTGACCGTGGTGGTGGACAGCAGCCTGCGCTTCTCCAACAGCTTCACCATCTACACCGGCGCCAAGCTGACCAGCGTGCCGGGTGCCAACATGACCGGCAGCTGCTTCAACATCGCCTGCCATATGAGCCCGTCGGCACGGTGGAGTACCGAGCGGTAG
- a CDS encoding CxxxxCH/CxxCH domain c-type cytochrome yields the protein MFAASQALAAPQYNLTCVDCHTMPPLDSATGEREPDTGAFRGNHQTHAAASATSCTKCHGAQVTTTGHRDGIIQVQPNLNGHAGASYSRGFFNQTSVPPAVLGTCSNVNCHFEQTTPEWGITALDLPNATDCGICHKAVPDSYAHSQHLAVYGSDLAVCAKCHVDHTQNAKPFQHATSAGRNIAVTVGSYAGSNFAYLPSQSATRVVGSCSNMYCHSSGQSATGGPLGAGDYATPNWGNAASGACGTCHRTSTLASGSHSRHLASNGDCSNCHVNALPTSYNAPTHADGNIDVAAGSYDKAGAPGNGYGRCSTASCHASPYSTASTTSPVWGTSAGCSACHNGIGQFAGNGAPATGSHDSHMALAGSACNQCHDGAVKDTSGGLSHTNGTVEVANDYTATPVQKHAPGTYTGTCLTASCHADPYSQGALESPVWGSTTGCASCHKGTGAFAANGAPATGSHAKHLAQPGTGCDKCHNGATSGVSGGLSHANGTVEALNYSASPVTKHPIGTYGGTCYNSCHSNGNGVQAQTPVWGGNMPANCSGCHGGAAGLGTPMMATGKHQSHMNNYTTMGRDNNLMCAECHALTVSLASNTVVTGTGHLDNFKDYSGVKAGGRSSYSTSTGICSNAYCHSSGQQVPVFVSMTGQKAWGGNAKLSCNGCHGRAAGATWTSAAGAPNYANKYDGTLKTANSHEKHTASMTDSRGCANCHNTTVDQGVAFKMRDYSSNHVNRVRDVDFAMGGSYAQDTKTCTNYCHSNVQAPGGNGTATTFGNPSWGANGSMTCASCHKDMSTLQENANDLNLGSHKRHTVDSAYSCSICHGTGYSASATGASHADGTINLAFTAKATGTTYSQQVDNAPGDGYGTCSTSSCHGRATRNWGVSTTLPTCEKCHGSANTAITSATFKDTAGSPASPYVGTHVSHLAGTHNYSNPITCDQCHSVPATVDAAGHMDGLPATLTWGSLATSPSITAGTLGANMAPSYTASGRICNNTYCHAGLRKADGSAQGTGSAPSWNDPAYLGGTGCNKCHSYPPAYPHSSSTNCSACHNHVAQSNVAFVDKSKHLDGTIEVTVDDCLGCHSSVNACAQNDPTCVNKELIGAHKMHTDAELFLASKKLSNGDFIDTSWIYSIEYKDGFPKYGCGFCHPMDSGTHKNGTVELDLDPSHSLAGTVKTKNKAGGPWVVSYTMGSNVVCSNVYCHSNGFVSETTNQYTFQTTPNWYATDPWGSVDRCAQCHGNSPNSGGKEGSAAHGRHVIGNHYADIFDGYSARIPVAGGVGSGAAHGDPNTSTTFSCNLCHNATVTVSYNDKGNACSSCHGSSAPLKGNLQVLATNQTHINGDVDVVFMSPFNIKSKAQLRPGVDAVQSIYTSWTRVNGYKTAASYDQARTTPSYVGGTCSTVACHNGTQMEWRTKGPLACAACHVGLPQ from the coding sequence ATGTTCGCTGCATCGCAGGCGCTGGCCGCGCCGCAATACAACCTCACGTGCGTCGACTGCCACACCATGCCTCCGCTGGACTCGGCAACGGGTGAGCGCGAGCCGGACACCGGTGCATTCCGCGGCAACCACCAGACGCATGCGGCAGCGTCGGCCACCAGTTGCACCAAGTGTCACGGCGCACAGGTGACCACCACCGGCCACCGCGACGGGATCATCCAGGTGCAGCCGAACCTGAACGGTCACGCGGGCGCCAGCTACAGCAGGGGCTTCTTCAACCAGACCTCGGTTCCCCCCGCGGTCCTTGGTACCTGCTCCAACGTGAACTGCCATTTCGAGCAAACGACTCCGGAATGGGGCATCACGGCCCTCGATCTACCCAACGCGACCGACTGCGGGATCTGCCACAAGGCGGTACCCGACAGTTACGCCCATTCTCAGCACCTGGCGGTGTACGGCAGCGATCTTGCCGTCTGCGCCAAGTGCCACGTGGATCACACCCAAAATGCGAAGCCGTTCCAGCACGCCACCAGCGCCGGGCGGAACATAGCGGTGACCGTCGGCTCCTACGCCGGGTCCAACTTCGCCTACCTGCCGAGCCAGAGCGCAACGCGGGTAGTGGGTAGCTGCTCCAACATGTACTGCCACAGCTCCGGCCAGAGCGCGACCGGCGGCCCCTTGGGCGCGGGCGACTACGCGACGCCCAACTGGGGCAACGCCGCCTCCGGCGCCTGCGGCACCTGCCACAGGACCAGCACCCTCGCCTCGGGGAGCCACAGCCGTCACCTGGCCTCCAACGGCGACTGCAGCAACTGCCATGTGAACGCGTTGCCGACATCTTACAATGCGCCGACTCACGCGGACGGCAACATTGATGTGGCCGCCGGCAGCTACGACAAGGCAGGCGCCCCGGGTAACGGCTACGGCCGCTGCTCCACGGCATCGTGCCATGCCAGCCCGTACTCGACCGCGTCGACCACCTCGCCGGTCTGGGGCACCTCCGCGGGCTGCTCGGCCTGCCACAACGGCATCGGCCAGTTCGCCGGCAACGGCGCTCCGGCCACCGGCAGCCACGACTCGCACATGGCGCTTGCCGGTTCGGCCTGCAACCAGTGCCACGACGGCGCGGTGAAGGACACCAGCGGCGGTCTTTCCCACACCAATGGGACCGTCGAGGTCGCTAATGACTACACCGCGACGCCGGTTCAGAAACATGCCCCGGGCACCTACACCGGGACCTGTCTGACCGCATCCTGCCACGCCGACCCCTACAGCCAGGGCGCGCTCGAGTCTCCGGTCTGGGGCAGCACCACCGGCTGCGCCTCCTGCCACAAGGGGACCGGCGCCTTCGCCGCCAACGGCGCGCCGGCCACCGGCAGCCACGCGAAGCACCTGGCACAGCCGGGCACCGGCTGCGACAAGTGCCACAACGGCGCGACCAGCGGCGTCTCGGGCGGCCTCTCCCACGCCAACGGCACCGTCGAGGCGCTCAACTACAGCGCCTCTCCGGTCACGAAGCACCCGATCGGCACCTACGGCGGCACCTGCTACAACTCCTGCCACTCCAACGGCAACGGCGTTCAGGCCCAGACCCCGGTATGGGGCGGCAATATGCCGGCCAACTGCTCGGGCTGCCACGGCGGCGCCGCAGGGCTGGGCACCCCGATGATGGCGACCGGCAAGCACCAGTCGCACATGAACAACTACACGACCATGGGGCGCGACAACAACCTCATGTGCGCCGAGTGCCATGCGCTCACCGTATCGCTTGCCAGCAACACCGTGGTCACCGGCACCGGCCACCTGGATAATTTCAAGGACTACTCCGGCGTCAAGGCGGGTGGGCGTTCGAGCTACAGCACGTCGACCGGCATCTGCTCCAACGCCTACTGCCACAGCTCCGGCCAGCAGGTGCCGGTGTTCGTCAGCATGACCGGCCAGAAGGCCTGGGGCGGCAACGCGAAGCTCTCCTGCAACGGCTGCCACGGTCGCGCGGCAGGGGCCACCTGGACCAGCGCAGCAGGCGCTCCGAACTACGCCAACAAGTACGACGGCACGCTGAAAACCGCCAACAGCCACGAGAAGCACACTGCTTCCATGACTGACTCCCGCGGGTGCGCCAACTGCCATAACACCACCGTAGACCAGGGGGTCGCCTTCAAGATGCGCGACTACTCCTCCAATCACGTGAACCGGGTCCGCGACGTCGACTTCGCCATGGGCGGCAGCTACGCACAGGACACCAAGACCTGCACCAACTACTGCCACAGCAACGTCCAGGCACCGGGCGGCAACGGAACCGCTACCACCTTCGGCAACCCGAGCTGGGGCGCCAACGGCTCCATGACCTGCGCCTCCTGCCACAAGGATATGTCGACCCTGCAGGAGAACGCCAACGACCTGAACCTGGGGAGCCACAAGCGCCACACGGTGGACTCCGCGTACAGCTGCTCCATATGCCACGGCACCGGCTACTCGGCATCCGCCACCGGCGCATCCCACGCCGACGGCACCATCAATCTCGCCTTCACCGCCAAGGCGACCGGCACCACCTACTCGCAGCAGGTGGACAACGCCCCCGGCGACGGCTACGGCACCTGCTCCACCAGCTCCTGCCATGGCCGCGCCACCCGCAACTGGGGCGTCTCCACGACGCTGCCCACCTGCGAGAAGTGCCACGGCTCGGCCAACACGGCCATCACCTCGGCGACCTTCAAGGATACTGCGGGGAGCCCGGCGAGCCCCTACGTCGGCACCCACGTGTCGCACCTGGCGGGCACGCACAACTACTCCAACCCGATCACCTGCGACCAGTGCCACTCGGTGCCGGCCACGGTTGACGCGGCAGGTCACATGGACGGCCTGCCGGCTACCCTCACCTGGGGCTCCCTGGCCACCAGCCCGAGCATCACGGCTGGCACCCTGGGCGCCAACATGGCGCCGAGCTACACCGCGAGCGGCAGGATCTGCAACAACACCTACTGCCACGCAGGTCTCAGGAAAGCAGACGGTTCGGCCCAGGGTACCGGTTCCGCCCCGTCGTGGAACGACCCGGCCTACCTGGGCGGCACCGGCTGCAACAAGTGCCACAGCTACCCGCCGGCATACCCGCACAGCTCCAGCACCAACTGCAGTGCGTGTCACAACCACGTGGCGCAGTCTAACGTCGCTTTCGTTGACAAGAGCAAGCACCTCGACGGCACCATCGAGGTTACCGTCGACGACTGCCTCGGTTGCCACTCCTCGGTCAACGCCTGCGCGCAGAACGACCCGACCTGCGTCAACAAGGAGCTGATCGGCGCCCACAAGATGCATACCGACGCGGAACTGTTCCTTGCCAGTAAGAAGCTTTCCAACGGGGACTTCATCGACACCTCCTGGATCTACTCCATCGAGTACAAGGACGGCTTCCCGAAATACGGCTGCGGCTTCTGTCACCCGATGGATTCGGGCACGCATAAAAACGGTACCGTCGAGCTCGACCTCGACCCGAGCCACAGCCTGGCCGGCACCGTCAAGACCAAGAACAAGGCGGGCGGCCCCTGGGTCGTCAGCTACACCATGGGTAGCAACGTGGTCTGCTCCAACGTGTACTGCCACTCCAACGGCTTCGTTTCCGAGACCACTAACCAGTACACGTTCCAGACCACTCCGAACTGGTACGCAACCGATCCGTGGGGCAGCGTCGACAGATGCGCCCAGTGCCACGGCAACTCGCCGAACAGCGGCGGCAAGGAAGGTTCCGCGGCCCACGGTCGTCACGTGATCGGCAACCACTACGCCGACATCTTCGACGGCTACAGCGCGAGGATCCCGGTTGCAGGCGGGGTCGGCTCCGGCGCCGCACACGGCGACCCGAACACCTCGACCACCTTCAGCTGCAACCTGTGCCACAACGCGACCGTCACCGTGTCGTACAACGACAAGGGTAACGCCTGCTCCAGCTGCCACGGCAGCTCGGCACCGCTCAAAGGCAACCTGCAGGTACTGGCAACCAACCAGACCCACATCAACGGCGACGTCGACGTGGTGTTCATGAGTCCGTTCAACATCAAGTCCAAGGCGCAGCTCAGGCCGGGTGTCGACGCTGTCCAGTCGATCTACACCTCCTGGACCCGCGTGAACGGTTACAAGACCGCCGCTTCCTACGACCAGGCCCGGACCACCCCGAGCTACGTCGGCGGCACCTGCTCCACCGTCGCCTGCCACAACGGCACGCAGATGGAGTGGCGCACCAAGGGGCCGCTGGCCTGCGCAGCCTGCCACGTCGGGCTGCCGCAATAG
- a CDS encoding CxxxxCH/CxxCH domain c-type cytochrome, producing the protein MLALLMLTLLQLTAGKAQAASQYNYDCSFCHTMPPLDSATSKKDPNTGAVPGNHAGHATSAVNSCVTCHGSQVSTYPMGHRNKTIELSDGIGYSRKIAAGFVNQTSVPPNPMGTCSTATCHSDGKGTLRATPAWGSAALTVPGGCSTCHSVAPSTGSHPVAGSKHGNYYGTGVGSCVQCHTDHSVQAKPFAHATSAGHRAIEVKFATGGTFAANQCSNVYCHSNGRGTYTPPTWGGTLTCAGCHGDATSNTLSGNHAKHVNNAAFLGTNYGCVECHSATVSNDTTISTFANHVNQTKDVAGARVGTPVSGTCSTSYCHSDGKGTMKSVTWTGSTALTCKSCHGADAAPAFTSVAGEPNYANAGADQPRANSHKNHVASAADCASCHADTTVNGTSIKAGGFHTNSTRDVKAGARSFTVVGNTCSAVACHDGNGIVANVPAVKWGASLGCTGCHGNASSLTTNAHAAHVSTKGYTCDTCHAATVSGNTFFVNKALHGDATVEVAGANVTTWSGTATKTCATSCHLSATPQWNVPASGACGTCHTALSNTAGGLINSNAHTAHFTATYGPGFNSTLTTSCSNCHTSNTASTHADGTLNLAAGMNKIGTCSTCHAQSTNWTTGRVTCESCHSTAGGALSVIGGITAPDKTSAATTGHGKAGIAQACSACHDNTAAHISGVLGDQKRLLPALVGATNQECDYCHTNAAKVSGSKLNVKAHQASGLGAKCSDCHNAHGTVNTMMVNGTINGTAVSFTGNNTFANPAQTGVCQVCHTSTKYFTKAGLPAQDHVASTTDCTQCHQHNPATGLAFVPNGGCDACHGYPPAPRQTLSAVTFGVQGNWSSARFEDYSGGGGAHLVLAHIKKDAKPSEGWANCLPCHQGGDATHARALPIRTHVESVTVQIDPQYRFSDQALATYTSVTLVSGGTNKSGSCFNVSCHFRPTPKWSIER; encoded by the coding sequence GTGTTGGCATTGTTGATGCTGACGCTGCTGCAGTTGACCGCGGGGAAGGCACAGGCCGCCTCGCAGTACAACTATGACTGTTCTTTCTGCCACACGATGCCGCCGCTGGACTCGGCAACGAGCAAAAAGGACCCCAACACCGGCGCAGTGCCGGGCAACCACGCAGGGCACGCCACCTCGGCGGTCAATTCCTGCGTTACCTGCCACGGCAGCCAGGTGAGCACCTACCCGATGGGTCACCGCAACAAGACCATCGAGCTCTCCGACGGGATCGGCTACTCCAGGAAGATCGCGGCCGGCTTCGTGAACCAGACCTCGGTTCCGCCGAACCCGATGGGGACCTGCTCCACCGCGACCTGCCACAGCGACGGCAAAGGCACCCTGCGTGCGACCCCGGCCTGGGGTAGCGCGGCCCTCACCGTGCCGGGCGGCTGCTCCACCTGCCACAGCGTCGCTCCTTCTACCGGCAGCCACCCGGTCGCCGGCAGCAAGCACGGCAACTACTACGGCACCGGCGTCGGCTCCTGCGTGCAGTGCCATACCGACCACTCGGTACAGGCCAAGCCGTTTGCCCACGCGACCTCCGCCGGCCACCGCGCCATCGAGGTGAAGTTCGCCACCGGCGGCACCTTCGCGGCCAACCAGTGCTCCAACGTCTACTGCCACAGCAACGGCCGCGGCACCTACACCCCGCCGACCTGGGGTGGGACCCTTACCTGCGCCGGCTGCCACGGCGACGCGACCAGCAACACTCTGTCGGGCAACCACGCGAAACACGTGAACAACGCGGCCTTCCTCGGCACCAACTACGGCTGCGTCGAGTGCCATAGCGCGACCGTTTCCAACGACACCACCATCTCCACCTTCGCAAACCACGTGAATCAGACCAAGGACGTGGCGGGTGCACGCGTCGGTACCCCGGTATCCGGGACCTGCTCCACCTCCTACTGCCACAGCGACGGCAAAGGGACCATGAAGAGCGTGACCTGGACCGGTTCCACCGCCCTGACCTGTAAGTCCTGCCATGGTGCCGATGCGGCTCCGGCCTTCACTTCCGTCGCCGGCGAGCCGAACTACGCCAACGCCGGAGCAGACCAGCCGCGCGCCAACAGCCACAAAAACCACGTCGCTTCGGCCGCTGACTGCGCAAGCTGCCACGCCGACACCACCGTGAACGGCACCAGCATCAAGGCCGGCGGGTTCCACACCAACAGCACCCGCGACGTCAAGGCCGGCGCCAGGAGCTTCACCGTCGTCGGGAACACCTGCTCCGCGGTAGCCTGCCACGACGGCAACGGCATCGTGGCCAACGTCCCCGCTGTCAAGTGGGGCGCATCCCTTGGCTGCACCGGTTGCCACGGCAACGCGAGCTCCCTTACCACCAACGCGCATGCTGCGCACGTAAGCACCAAAGGTTACACCTGCGACACCTGCCACGCCGCCACTGTCAGCGGGAACACCTTCTTCGTTAACAAGGCTCTCCACGGCGACGCCACCGTCGAGGTTGCCGGCGCCAACGTGACCACCTGGAGCGGCACCGCCACCAAGACCTGCGCCACCTCCTGCCACCTCTCGGCAACCCCGCAGTGGAACGTCCCCGCATCCGGCGCCTGCGGTACCTGCCACACCGCGCTTTCCAACACCGCCGGCGGCCTGATCAACAGCAACGCGCACACCGCGCACTTCACGGCAACCTACGGCCCGGGCTTCAACTCGACCCTGACCACCTCCTGCTCGAACTGCCACACCTCGAACACCGCGAGCACCCACGCCGACGGCACCCTGAACCTTGCCGCCGGCATGAACAAGATCGGCACCTGCTCCACCTGCCACGCCCAGAGCACCAACTGGACCACCGGCCGCGTCACCTGCGAAAGCTGCCACTCGACCGCGGGCGGTGCGCTCTCCGTCATCGGCGGCATCACCGCTCCTGACAAGACCAGCGCAGCCACCACGGGCCACGGCAAGGCCGGCATCGCCCAGGCCTGCTCCGCCTGCCACGACAACACTGCAGCCCACATCAGCGGCGTGCTGGGTGACCAGAAGCGTCTGCTTCCCGCCCTGGTCGGCGCCACCAACCAGGAGTGCGACTACTGCCACACCAACGCAGCCAAGGTTTCCGGCAGCAAGCTGAACGTGAAGGCTCACCAGGCTTCCGGCCTGGGCGCCAAGTGCTCCGACTGCCACAACGCCCACGGTACCGTGAACACCATGATGGTGAACGGCACCATCAACGGCACTGCGGTAAGCTTCACCGGCAACAACACCTTCGCAAACCCGGCACAGACCGGCGTCTGCCAGGTCTGCCACACCTCCACCAAGTACTTCACCAAGGCCGGCCTGCCGGCTCAGGACCACGTAGCTTCCACCACGGACTGCACCCAGTGCCACCAGCACAACCCGGCCACCGGCCTCGCGTTCGTGCCCAATGGTGGTTGCGACGCCTGCCACGGCTACCCGCCGGCACCGCGTCAGACCCTCAGCGCCGTCACCTTCGGCGTGCAGGGCAACTGGTCTTCGGCCCGCTTCGAAGACTACTCCGGCGGCGGTGGTGCTCACCTCGTTCTGGCGCACATCAAGAAGGACGCCAAACCGAGCGAGGGCTGGGCTAACTGCCTCCCCTGCCACCAGGGTGGCGACGCTACCCACGCCCGTGCCCTGCCCATCAGGACCCACGTGGAAAGCGTAACCGTACAGATCGACCCGCAGTACCGCTTCTCCGACCAGGCCCTCGCCACCTACACCAGCGTCACGCTGGTCTCCGGCGGGACCAACAAGTCGGGTAGCTGCTTCAACGTAAGCTGCCACTTCAGGCCGACTCCGAAGTGGAGCATCGAAAGGTAG